A window of Aeromicrobium sp. Root236 contains these coding sequences:
- a CDS encoding polysaccharide biosynthesis tyrosine autokinase yields MSQRPLVKPLVRRWPTLILMTLVGIGLAVLYLNLATPRYTAHAEVLISPPLAKSTDSVSERTIESYAHVLGGRSTAARVIEDLGLSGSAGSVDRHLDASVVHGTSVLRVTADDESRQKAADLSQSAAEAFVAWVGDQDTQLTASVSEDATPPSDPSSPARVPWLIVGGLLGLLAGLVIAAARNAADRSIHSPAELEEASGAPVLGAIAYDRAAVQTPLITSLGTHHPRFEAVRILRTNLQFLDIDRDNKVITITSSLAGEGKSTTACNLAIALAQAGAQVALVEGDLRRPRVSEYLGIEKSVGLTTVLVGRVALDAALQQAATPGLDVLASGALPPNPSEILQTNAMRSLVSELRHRYDVVLIDAPPLLPVTDASLLASISDGAILVVKHGETGLDEVRTATERLNSVGARLLGTVLSMSPVKELSRYGYGYGYGYGPEYFEKTTSGRKRRNR; encoded by the coding sequence GTGAGTCAACGCCCTCTCGTCAAGCCGCTCGTCCGACGATGGCCGACCCTGATCCTGATGACCTTGGTGGGCATCGGCCTGGCCGTCCTCTATCTCAACCTCGCGACGCCGCGCTACACCGCGCACGCCGAGGTGCTCATCTCTCCACCGCTGGCCAAGAGCACTGACTCGGTGTCGGAGCGGACCATCGAGTCGTACGCCCATGTGCTCGGCGGGCGCAGCACCGCAGCCCGCGTGATCGAGGACCTCGGGCTCTCGGGCAGCGCCGGCTCGGTTGATCGTCACCTCGACGCCTCGGTCGTGCACGGCACGTCCGTGCTGCGAGTGACCGCCGACGACGAGAGCCGGCAGAAGGCCGCCGACCTGAGCCAGTCCGCCGCCGAGGCGTTCGTCGCCTGGGTCGGTGACCAGGACACCCAGCTCACCGCCTCCGTGTCCGAGGACGCCACGCCGCCCTCCGACCCGTCGAGCCCTGCCCGGGTGCCGTGGCTGATCGTCGGCGGCCTCCTGGGCCTGCTCGCCGGCCTGGTGATCGCCGCCGCCCGCAACGCCGCCGACCGCAGCATCCACAGCCCGGCAGAGCTCGAGGAGGCGTCCGGAGCCCCCGTGCTCGGCGCCATCGCGTACGACCGGGCGGCAGTCCAGACTCCGCTCATCACGTCGCTCGGCACCCACCACCCCCGCTTCGAGGCTGTGCGCATCCTGCGCACCAACCTGCAGTTCCTCGACATCGACCGTGACAACAAGGTCATCACGATCACCAGCTCCCTCGCCGGCGAGGGCAAGTCGACGACGGCCTGCAACCTCGCGATCGCGTTGGCTCAGGCCGGGGCGCAGGTCGCCCTGGTCGAGGGCGACCTGCGCCGCCCGCGGGTCAGCGAGTACCTCGGCATCGAGAAGTCCGTCGGCCTCACGACGGTCCTGGTCGGCCGCGTGGCGCTCGACGCAGCGCTGCAGCAGGCCGCGACCCCGGGCCTCGACGTGCTGGCGAGCGGCGCGCTGCCGCCCAACCCGTCCGAGATCCTGCAGACCAACGCGATGCGGTCGCTCGTCTCGGAGCTGCGTCATCGCTACGACGTCGTGCTGATCGACGCTCCGCCCCTGCTTCCGGTCACCGACGCGTCGCTGCTGGCCTCGATCTCGGACGGCGCGATCCTCGTCGTCAAGCACGGCGAGACGGGGCTCGACGAGGTGCGGACCGCCACCGAGCGGTTGAACTCGGTCGGCGCACGGTTGCTCGGCACGGTGCTGAGCATGTCGCCGGTCAAGGAGCTGTCGCGCTACGGCTACGGCTATGGGTACGGCTACGGTCCCGAGTACTTCGAGAAGACCACCAGCGGCCGGAAGCGCCGCAACCGCTAG